One Bacillus amyloliquefaciens DSM 7 = ATCC 23350 DNA window includes the following coding sequences:
- a CDS encoding phenylacetate--CoA ligase family protein has translation MNKKQLYLEWPEYVEAYLNGQTKLQGLHEKVELRGQEILEYVEVQSPFYREHLRTQVGFTSEFKVLDGIPFTTKSDLRSAGTEVCCVPMDEIAAYYETTGTTGKSTPCPRASIDVETSGAYVQNAVKEVYQSTFGTMHALTAIMGPSELYAFGDTYGEVCRNLGIPFVRLWPESPRVGLEKAADLITGLGVKSLICSPAVALALARFYKSLGIDPCKTPVSQILVLGELCTPEMLSNISRIWGANCTHGLYGSQETHAVATGCSEGNLHLSETNYIVETIPINGLDGDVGELCLTMLVPGAKPLIRFRTGDLASLYPSSVCGCGNPSRCIRIFGRVDDVMTIGGCQMFPASIESAVLRAADRVWGYQVDIRISNNGTDELEVAMVAEVGNQSFDQIQKEIADHFGVPVRLVLQDCLDPRTETGAYISWKHARIRDWRPTL, from the coding sequence ATGAACAAAAAACAATTGTATCTAGAATGGCCGGAATATGTAGAGGCATATCTGAATGGACAAACTAAACTACAAGGGTTACACGAGAAGGTTGAGTTGCGCGGGCAAGAAATATTAGAGTACGTTGAGGTGCAATCACCATTCTACCGTGAACATCTGCGTACCCAAGTGGGTTTCACAAGTGAGTTCAAGGTTCTGGATGGAATACCTTTCACTACCAAGAGTGACCTTCGTTCTGCTGGTACGGAGGTCTGTTGTGTCCCGATGGATGAAATCGCTGCGTATTATGAGACGACTGGGACTACGGGGAAATCAACGCCGTGCCCACGAGCTTCAATTGACGTCGAGACTAGCGGGGCATACGTTCAGAATGCTGTTAAGGAAGTATACCAATCAACATTCGGTACGATGCATGCTCTCACTGCAATCATGGGGCCATCAGAGTTATATGCCTTCGGGGATACGTATGGTGAAGTATGTCGGAATCTAGGTATTCCATTCGTGCGGTTATGGCCGGAGAGCCCTCGAGTCGGTCTTGAAAAAGCTGCTGATCTCATTACGGGTCTTGGTGTAAAGTCATTAATATGCTCACCTGCTGTTGCCCTTGCCCTTGCTCGGTTCTATAAGAGCCTTGGAATCGATCCCTGCAAGACTCCGGTGAGTCAGATCCTTGTGTTAGGAGAGTTATGCACTCCTGAGATGCTTTCAAACATATCTCGGATTTGGGGTGCAAATTGTACTCATGGTCTGTATGGGTCGCAAGAGACACATGCAGTAGCTACAGGTTGTTCAGAAGGAAATCTACATCTTTCTGAAACGAACTATATTGTTGAGACTATACCGATAAATGGGCTTGATGGTGATGTAGGTGAGTTGTGCCTTACCATGCTCGTCCCTGGTGCTAAGCCGTTAATCCGATTTCGTACAGGGGATTTAGCAAGCCTATACCCGTCAAGTGTTTGTGGGTGTGGAAATCCGTCCCGCTGTATACGGATATTTGGTCGGGTCGACGACGTTATGACAATCGGTGGCTGCCAGATGTTTCCTGCTTCAATCGAATCGGCTGTTTTAAGGGCAGCCGATAGGGTTTGGGGATATCAGGTCGATATCAGGATTTCGAACAATGGCACTGACGAATTAGAAGTAGCGATGGTTGCTGAGGTCGGGAATCAGTCTTTTGATCAGATTCAAAAGGAGATAGCGGATCATTTTGGTGTCCCGGTAAGGTTGGTGTTGCAAGATTGTTTGGATCCGCGGACGGAGACTGGAGCTTATATTTCCTGGAAACACGCCCGAATCCGAGATTGGAGGCCTACACTATGA